The proteins below come from a single Synechococcus sp. WH 8101 genomic window:
- a CDS encoding NDP-sugar synthase, producing the protein MKAMILAAGKGTRVQPITHVIPKPMIPILQKPVMEFLLELLKEHGFKEVMVNVSHLAEEIENYFRDGQRFGVEIAYSFEGRIEDGELIGDALGSAGGLKKIQDFQPFFDDTFVVLCGDALIDLDLSEAVRRHREKGAIASLVTKRVPRDQVSSYGVVVTDEQDCIRAFQEKPKVEEALSDTINTGIYIFEPEIFAHIPSGQPFDIGSDLFPKLVELGSPFYALPMDFEWVDIGKVPDYWQAIRSVLQGEVRQVGIPGKEVRPGVYTGLNVAANWDTIKVQGPVYVGGMTKIEDGATILGPSMIGPSCHICEGAVIDNSIIFDYSRIGPGVQLVEKLVFGRYCVGKNGDHFDLQEAALDWLITDARRQDLVEPSPQQKAMAELLGTDLTTAAT; encoded by the coding sequence ATGAAGGCGATGATCCTGGCGGCGGGCAAGGGAACGCGGGTCCAGCCGATCACGCACGTGATCCCCAAGCCGATGATCCCGATCCTGCAGAAGCCGGTGATGGAGTTTCTGTTGGAGCTGCTCAAGGAGCACGGCTTCAAGGAGGTGATGGTGAATGTGTCGCACCTCGCCGAAGAAATCGAGAATTACTTCCGCGACGGCCAACGCTTCGGTGTGGAAATCGCTTACAGCTTTGAGGGCAGGATTGAAGATGGCGAACTGATCGGCGATGCCCTGGGGTCGGCCGGCGGCCTCAAGAAGATCCAGGATTTCCAACCCTTTTTCGATGACACCTTCGTGGTGCTCTGCGGCGATGCCCTGATCGACCTGGATCTCAGCGAGGCGGTGCGTCGCCACAGGGAGAAGGGGGCGATCGCCAGCCTCGTCACCAAACGGGTGCCTCGCGATCAGGTGAGCAGCTACGGCGTCGTCGTTACCGACGAGCAGGACTGCATCCGCGCCTTCCAGGAAAAACCGAAGGTGGAGGAAGCCCTCAGCGACACGATCAACACCGGCATCTACATCTTTGAGCCGGAGATCTTTGCCCACATCCCCTCCGGGCAACCATTCGACATCGGCTCCGACCTGTTCCCGAAGCTGGTGGAGCTGGGGTCACCCTTCTATGCCCTGCCGATGGATTTCGAATGGGTGGATATCGGCAAAGTGCCCGATTACTGGCAGGCGATTCGCAGCGTGCTTCAAGGCGAGGTGCGTCAGGTCGGCATCCCGGGCAAGGAGGTGCGACCAGGGGTGTACACCGGCCTGAATGTGGCTGCCAACTGGGACACGATCAAGGTGCAGGGCCCTGTGTACGTGGGTGGAATGACCAAGATCGAAGACGGCGCGACGATTCTCGGCCCGTCGATGATCGGCCCCAGCTGTCACATCTGCGAAGGCGCCGTGATCGATAACTCGATCATTTTTGATTATTCACGAATCGGCCCCGGGGTGCAGCTGGTGGAGAAGCTGGTGTTCGGCCGCTACTGCGTCGGCAAGAACGGCGACCACTTCGATCTGCAGGAAGCAGCCCTCGACTGGCTGATCACCGATGCCCGTCGTCAGGATCTGGTGGAACCCTCGCCCCAGCAGAAGGCGATGGCTGAGCTGCTCGGCACCGATCTCACGACTGCAGCGACTTAA
- a CDS encoding methylenetetrahydrofolate reductase, whose translation MVSALQRVLLSGEAAITAEVMPPRGGDPSHALAMAELLRGRVHAINVTDGSRAVMRMSSLALCRLLLDAGHEPVLQMACRDRNRIALQADLLGAHALGIRNLLCLTGDPVKAGDQPGARPVNELESVRLLQQVTAFNSGMDPVKETLADGPTSLFAGAAADPHASSWSGLSRRLERKRKAGAQFVQTQMVMDAAVLERFCRELAAPLELPVLAGVFLLKSARNAQFINRMVPGACIPEALIERLANAENPAAEGVAIAAEQVRRYLGIAQGVHLMAVKAEERIPEILRQAGVSSDAVNFQAVKSQAVKSLQS comes from the coding sequence TTGGTGAGTGCGCTGCAGCGCGTCCTGCTGTCTGGAGAGGCAGCGATCACGGCGGAGGTGATGCCGCCACGGGGAGGGGATCCCAGCCATGCCCTGGCGATGGCGGAGCTGCTGCGGGGCCGGGTGCATGCCATCAATGTGACGGATGGCAGCCGGGCCGTGATGCGGATGAGCAGCCTCGCCCTCTGCCGCTTGCTTCTGGATGCAGGCCATGAACCGGTGCTGCAGATGGCCTGCCGCGATCGCAATCGGATTGCGCTGCAGGCGGATCTGCTCGGGGCCCATGCTCTGGGGATCCGCAACCTTCTATGCCTCACCGGTGACCCTGTGAAGGCGGGGGATCAGCCCGGAGCCCGGCCTGTCAACGAGCTCGAATCGGTGCGTCTGCTCCAGCAGGTCACGGCTTTTAACAGCGGCATGGATCCAGTGAAGGAGACCCTGGCGGATGGGCCCACCAGCCTGTTTGCGGGGGCTGCCGCCGATCCTCATGCCTCCAGCTGGAGCGGCCTCTCCAGGCGGTTGGAACGCAAGCGCAAGGCCGGTGCCCAGTTTGTGCAGACCCAGATGGTGATGGATGCCGCTGTGTTGGAGCGCTTCTGCCGTGAGTTGGCGGCACCGTTAGAGCTGCCAGTGCTGGCTGGAGTGTTTCTGCTCAAATCGGCCCGCAACGCCCAGTTCATCAATCGGATGGTGCCCGGAGCCTGCATTCCCGAAGCTCTGATCGAGCGTTTGGCCAACGCCGAGAACCCTGCGGCCGAAGGAGTGGCCATTGCCGCCGAGCAGGTGCGTCGCTATCTGGGCATCGCCCAGGGGGTGCACCTGATGGCGGTGAAAGCGGAGGAGCGGATCCCTGAGATCCTCCGCCAGGCAGGCGTCAGCTCGGATGCTGTGAATTTCCAGGCAGTTAAGTCGCAGGCTGTTAAGTCGCTGCAGTCGTGA